The Blastopirellula marina genome has a window encoding:
- a CDS encoding L-serine ammonia-lyase: MATKPAKVVTPPENAEQQAFVGVFDLFKIGIGPSSSHSVGPMRAAEMFLANLADNGQLDAIGRVEVDLYGSLALTGIGHATDVAVLMGLQGEVPDLINPETVAGKLELIRGRNELNLAGRRMIHFIEKEDLLFQRKTFLEGHPNALRFRAFATRESSEPLASETYYSIGGGFVVREGDEGKGIAHPMSAVPFPFSSAAELLKLAEEQGCGISQIALENEKAFRSESEIREGLQKIWATMQSCVDRGCRNEGILPGGLNIRRRAPSLHQTLTSRPEANMRDPLNILDWVDLYAIAVNEENAAGGRVVTAPTNGAAGIIPAVLCYFDRFCPESSPEKIEQFLLTAAAIGALYKKNASISGAEVGCQGEVGVACSMAAGALTEVRGGSPRQVEEAAEIGMEHNLGLTCDPIKGLVQVPCIERNAMGAVKAINACRLALRGDGSHFVSLDRVIRVMKRTGADMSSRYKETSRGGLAVNISEC; encoded by the coding sequence GTGGCAACAAAGCCGGCAAAGGTCGTTACTCCACCCGAAAATGCTGAACAACAGGCATTTGTTGGGGTTTTCGATTTGTTCAAGATCGGCATCGGACCATCTAGTTCGCATAGCGTGGGCCCCATGCGTGCGGCCGAGATGTTTTTGGCCAATTTGGCAGACAACGGCCAGCTAGACGCCATTGGGCGTGTCGAAGTCGATCTGTATGGCTCGCTAGCCCTGACTGGCATCGGTCACGCCACCGATGTCGCCGTCCTGATGGGTTTGCAGGGAGAAGTCCCCGATCTGATTAATCCGGAAACAGTCGCTGGCAAGTTGGAGTTAATTCGCGGCCGAAATGAGTTGAACCTGGCTGGCCGGCGGATGATTCACTTTATCGAAAAGGAAGACCTGCTCTTTCAGCGGAAGACGTTCCTGGAAGGGCACCCCAACGCACTTCGCTTCCGTGCGTTTGCCACGCGTGAAAGTAGCGAGCCTTTGGCATCCGAGACCTACTATTCGATTGGCGGTGGGTTTGTGGTCCGGGAAGGGGACGAAGGGAAGGGAATCGCCCATCCTATGTCGGCGGTACCGTTTCCTTTCAGTTCGGCTGCCGAACTGTTGAAACTGGCCGAAGAGCAAGGGTGCGGAATCAGTCAGATTGCTTTGGAGAATGAAAAGGCGTTTCGCTCCGAGTCCGAGATCCGCGAAGGTCTGCAGAAGATCTGGGCAACAATGCAATCCTGTGTCGACCGTGGATGCCGTAATGAAGGGATCTTACCGGGCGGGCTGAACATCCGTCGTCGTGCCCCAAGTCTTCATCAAACGCTTACCAGTCGCCCCGAAGCGAACATGCGTGATCCGCTCAATATTCTGGACTGGGTCGACCTGTACGCGATTGCGGTAAACGAAGAAAATGCGGCCGGCGGACGGGTCGTAACCGCGCCAACCAATGGGGCGGCCGGGATTATCCCCGCGGTACTATGCTACTTCGATCGCTTCTGCCCGGAATCTTCGCCGGAAAAGATCGAGCAGTTCTTACTCACCGCCGCCGCGATTGGTGCCTTGTACAAGAAGAACGCTTCTATCTCGGGGGCCGAAGTTGGCTGCCAGGGGGAAGTCGGGGTCGCGTGCAGCATGGCTGCCGGAGCGTTAACCGAAGTCCGCGGTGGGTCGCCACGGCAGGTCGAAGAGGCCGCTGAAATCGGCATGGAACACAACTTGGGTCTGACCTGCGATCCGATCAAGGGACTGGTTCAGGTTCCATGCATCGAACGCAATGCGATGGGGGCCGTTAAGGCGATCAACGCTTGTCGTCTGGCGCTTCGCGGTGACGGAAGCCATTTCGTCTCGCTCGACAGAGTCATTCGGGTGATGAAACGCACTGGTGCCGATATGTCTTCCCGCTACAAAGAAACCTCTCGGGGGGGCTTGGCCGTCAATATCAGCGAGTGCTGA
- a CDS encoding DUF1501 domain-containing protein has product MNPLNDANEHRMMLTRRHFFGRSASGIGVAALASLLGKNAFGESKESTDAAPTGALKAFHNPPKAKRVIYLFQSGAPSQQELFDPKPLLRENEGKELTDFVEMTQRVTGMTAGQKSFPLAGSRYKFTKSGQSGIEIGSELIPHIASLADDMCLIRSMQTEAINHDPAMTFFQSGHQLPGRPSFGSWLHYGLGTMNQNLPTFITMVSRGTGRPNCQPLYDRLWGSGFLPSTYSGVKLMSVGDPVLYLSNPEGLNPAARRRMLDDLARLNQKKLEEFGDPEIHTRIQQYELAYRMQTSVPDLTDFSDEPQHVLDSYGPDVTKRGTYAYNCLLARRLAERDVRFVQLFHMGWDQHFTLPKQLPGQCHDTDQPTKALVNDLKQRGMLDDTLVVWGGEFGRTSYCQGTLNAETYGRDHHPRCFSLWMTGAGIKRGFTYGKTDDVCYNVVENPMHVHDLHATMLHLLGIDHEKLTFRFQGRYFRLTDVHGHIVKDILA; this is encoded by the coding sequence ATGAATCCTTTGAACGACGCAAACGAACATCGCATGATGCTGACTCGACGGCACTTCTTTGGCCGATCGGCGTCGGGTATTGGTGTGGCGGCGCTTGCTTCACTTTTGGGTAAGAATGCCTTCGGCGAGTCGAAGGAAAGTACCGATGCCGCTCCGACTGGTGCGCTGAAAGCGTTCCATAATCCTCCCAAGGCAAAACGTGTTATCTATTTGTTTCAAAGTGGCGCTCCTTCCCAGCAAGAGTTGTTCGACCCGAAGCCACTTTTACGCGAAAACGAAGGCAAAGAGCTGACGGACTTTGTCGAGATGACACAGCGTGTCACGGGTATGACTGCGGGGCAGAAGTCGTTTCCGTTGGCTGGATCGCGGTATAAGTTCACCAAGAGTGGGCAGTCTGGCATCGAGATCGGCAGCGAGTTGATTCCACATATCGCCTCGCTGGCCGATGATATGTGTCTGATTCGTTCGATGCAGACCGAAGCGATCAATCATGATCCGGCGATGACCTTCTTTCAGTCGGGGCATCAGTTGCCGGGCCGACCCAGCTTTGGTTCGTGGCTTCACTACGGCCTGGGCACGATGAACCAGAACCTGCCGACGTTCATCACGATGGTCTCGCGTGGAACCGGGCGGCCGAACTGCCAGCCGTTATACGATCGACTGTGGGGAAGTGGTTTTCTCCCCTCGACTTACAGCGGCGTGAAGCTGATGAGTGTTGGGGACCCGGTTCTTTACCTCAGCAATCCAGAAGGTTTAAATCCCGCTGCCCGCCGCCGCATGCTGGACGATCTTGCCCGACTGAATCAAAAGAAGTTGGAAGAGTTTGGCGACCCTGAGATCCACACACGAATTCAGCAGTACGAACTGGCGTACCGCATGCAAACATCGGTGCCGGATCTGACCGACTTCTCGGACGAACCGCAGCACGTGCTCGATTCCTACGGCCCCGATGTCACCAAGCGTGGAACGTATGCCTACAACTGTCTGTTGGCTCGCCGCCTGGCCGAGCGGGACGTTCGCTTCGTGCAATTGTTCCACATGGGGTGGGATCAGCACTTCACGCTGCCCAAACAGTTGCCGGGGCAGTGTCACGATACGGATCAGCCCACCAAGGCCCTGGTCAACGATCTGAAGCAGCGAGGCATGCTGGACGATACGCTGGTTGTGTGGGGTGGTGAGTTCGGCCGGACCTCGTACTGTCAGGGAACGCTCAATGCCGAGACCTATGGGCGCGATCATCATCCCCGCTGTTTCTCGCTGTGGATGACCGGAGCCGGCATCAAGCGTGGGTTTACCTACGGGAAAACGGACGACGTTTGCTATAATGTGGTAGAGAACCCGATGCACGTGCATGATCTTCATGCCACGATGCTGCACCTGCTGGGGATCGATCACGAAAAGCTGACCTTCCGATTCCAGGGTCGCTATTTCCGTTTGACCGATGTGCACGGGCACATCGTGAAAGACATTCTGGCGTAG
- a CDS encoding DUF1553 domain-containing protein yields the protein MFILRYFGRNVIKSLGLLPLLVLPGVCQAEEKVDFRTQVQPILSDRCFHCHGPDAKNQESEFRLDSQDNLLKDLGGYAGVVPGDLKASELHLRIHSDDESSQMPPSGSNRTLSEEEKRILDLWIQQGAEYQRHWAFEIPQRPEVPLDAVKSASWTEETKSRWSTNPIDVFIAKRLLDEKLAPSPEADPATRLRRASLTLTGLLPPAELQEKFLADPSDTAYLEAIDELLGSMAYAEHQSLRWLDAARYADTDGYQNDNERTNWPWRDWVIQAMHQNMPFDQFTIEQLAGDMLPDTTDSQRLATAFNRNHRQNAEAGALSEEFFVENVIDRVETTSTVWLGLTMGCARCHDHKYDPLSQREFYQFYGYFNNIGERGTGRGIDANPTMKTSSPLIEVSPATIAKRDKAQKEMEVAKAGVPERMQRWLDEYQGPSEEDSIVWTPATLKEANLQGDGDLVIEGDATVRYSGGNKSTEIVYSITVQPQQKSLTALQLTALPDDAFAKPRQLAPSVNGNFVLTSVNVLQNGKPIALQSATASFEQDSFPVKNILDGKASTGWAVFGTDVKPEPVTAVIRFAEPVEIQGEETLVIELKFGSQYANHAIGKARIAFSDHADAGKVADDGLTADAKAALAKSADKRKPKDLEAIRKYYETIDQQLAKAELQLKKAEQQYRQEAGPEVSVMIMSERQGKEEPIYLLNRGQYNEPVKEEPLTRAVPAQLFSEDSPIQPGNRLELAQWMVSHENPLTARVIVNRMWQDHFGVGLVKTVDDFGLQGEAPSHPDLLDWLAVEFIESGWDVKAMHRLIVTSSVYRQSSIHRPELRQRDPENRLMARGPRYRADGYSIRDVALQASGLLNSKAGGPSVKPYQPAGLWSTVASSAGIRYKQDTGEGLYRKSMYTYWKRAVNPPRQTIFDAGSREVCTVRATRTNTPLQALVLMNDVTFIESARQLAKVAMQAEAKDDRDRLAVMYRQAIARPADKETLDILAENLQFFHQYFSQSPDEAKKLLTVGESTTDNSLDPIQHAALTSVAHLILNLDEFVTIE from the coding sequence ATGTTCATTTTACGGTATTTTGGGCGTAACGTGATCAAATCTCTGGGCTTACTTCCACTTCTGGTGCTGCCGGGAGTGTGCCAGGCCGAGGAAAAGGTCGACTTCCGTACCCAGGTTCAGCCAATTCTTTCCGATCGCTGCTTTCACTGCCATGGACCGGATGCGAAGAACCAAGAGTCAGAATTTCGCTTGGATAGCCAAGATAATCTACTGAAAGACCTCGGGGGGTATGCAGGCGTTGTGCCTGGTGATTTGAAAGCCAGCGAGTTGCATTTGCGGATTCACAGCGACGATGAATCGTCGCAAATGCCTCCCTCTGGCAGCAACCGCACCCTGTCGGAAGAAGAAAAACGAATTCTCGATTTATGGATTCAACAAGGAGCCGAGTACCAGCGTCACTGGGCATTCGAGATTCCTCAGCGACCGGAAGTACCCCTCGATGCTGTGAAGTCGGCGTCATGGACAGAGGAAACCAAGTCCCGCTGGTCGACCAATCCGATTGATGTTTTCATAGCCAAGCGTTTGCTGGATGAAAAGCTTGCGCCTTCGCCGGAAGCAGATCCGGCGACGCGCCTGCGTCGGGCATCGTTGACGCTCACCGGACTGCTACCTCCGGCAGAACTTCAAGAGAAGTTTCTGGCGGACCCCAGCGATACGGCCTACCTGGAAGCGATAGACGAACTGCTCGGATCGATGGCCTATGCCGAACACCAATCGCTGCGCTGGTTAGACGCGGCACGGTATGCCGACACCGATGGGTACCAGAATGACAATGAACGGACCAACTGGCCATGGCGAGACTGGGTGATTCAAGCCATGCACCAGAATATGCCGTTTGACCAATTCACTATCGAGCAGTTGGCCGGCGATATGTTGCCGGATACTACCGATTCGCAGCGGCTGGCAACTGCATTTAATCGCAACCATCGCCAGAATGCCGAAGCTGGGGCACTCTCCGAAGAGTTCTTCGTCGAAAACGTCATCGATCGCGTTGAGACGACTTCGACTGTTTGGCTGGGTCTGACGATGGGTTGTGCACGCTGCCACGACCACAAGTACGATCCATTGAGCCAGCGCGAGTTCTACCAGTTCTATGGTTATTTCAACAACATCGGCGAACGTGGGACCGGCAGAGGTATCGACGCGAACCCGACTATGAAAACAAGTTCGCCACTGATTGAGGTGTCGCCGGCAACGATTGCCAAGCGCGATAAAGCTCAAAAGGAAATGGAAGTAGCTAAAGCTGGCGTGCCTGAGCGCATGCAGCGATGGCTCGATGAATACCAGGGACCAAGCGAAGAGGATTCGATTGTCTGGACGCCGGCCACACTTAAAGAGGCCAACCTTCAAGGGGACGGAGATCTGGTGATCGAAGGGGATGCCACCGTTCGCTACTCAGGCGGAAACAAGTCGACCGAGATTGTTTACAGCATCACCGTTCAACCCCAGCAGAAGTCTCTGACCGCGTTGCAACTAACGGCGCTGCCGGACGATGCCTTCGCGAAGCCAAGACAGCTTGCCCCAAGCGTAAACGGTAACTTCGTTCTGACGAGTGTGAATGTTCTGCAGAATGGAAAACCAATCGCGCTGCAATCAGCGACGGCGTCGTTCGAGCAAGATAGCTTCCCAGTCAAGAATATTCTCGATGGCAAGGCCAGCACCGGCTGGGCGGTGTTCGGAACGGATGTGAAGCCTGAGCCTGTGACGGCCGTTATTCGATTTGCCGAGCCAGTCGAGATCCAAGGTGAAGAGACGCTCGTCATCGAACTCAAGTTTGGCAGCCAGTACGCCAATCACGCGATTGGCAAAGCAAGGATCGCATTCTCCGACCATGCCGATGCAGGCAAGGTCGCTGACGACGGGCTGACCGCCGATGCGAAAGCTGCTTTAGCTAAATCGGCCGACAAGCGAAAGCCCAAAGACCTGGAAGCCATTCGTAAGTACTACGAAACAATCGACCAACAACTGGCCAAGGCGGAGCTTCAACTGAAGAAAGCGGAACAGCAGTATCGCCAAGAGGCTGGTCCTGAAGTAAGCGTCATGATCATGAGCGAGCGGCAAGGAAAGGAAGAGCCGATCTACCTGCTCAATCGCGGTCAATACAACGAGCCTGTCAAAGAGGAACCACTGACGCGTGCTGTGCCGGCACAACTGTTTTCCGAAGACTCACCTATCCAGCCTGGCAACCGTTTGGAATTGGCCCAATGGATGGTTTCACACGAAAACCCATTGACGGCCCGAGTGATTGTTAATCGCATGTGGCAAGATCACTTCGGGGTGGGGCTGGTGAAGACGGTCGACGACTTTGGGCTTCAAGGAGAAGCCCCCAGTCATCCCGATCTGCTGGATTGGTTGGCGGTCGAGTTCATCGAGTCGGGCTGGGATGTAAAGGCCATGCACCGCTTGATCGTTACCAGCAGCGTCTATCGCCAGTCGTCGATCCATCGACCTGAACTCCGCCAGCGTGATCCCGAGAACCGGCTAATGGCTCGCGGACCTCGCTATCGAGCCGATGGTTACTCGATTCGCGACGTGGCTTTGCAGGCAAGCGGCCTACTCAACTCGAAAGCTGGTGGACCGTCGGTAAAACCGTATCAGCCGGCAGGCCTGTGGTCGACGGTCGCTTCTAGTGCGGGCATTCGATACAAGCAAGATACCGGCGAAGGTCTGTATCGCAAGAGCATGTACACCTATTGGAAGCGGGCCGTTAATCCGCCACGACAAACGATCTTTGACGCAGGAAGTCGTGAAGTGTGTACCGTGCGGGCAACCCGAACGAACACGCCGCTACAGGCGTTGGTATTGATGAACGATGTCACGTTTATCGAGAGCGCTCGACAACTGGCGAAAGTAGCGATGCAAGCAGAAGCCAAAGATGATCGTGACCGCTTAGCAGTTATGTACCGCCAAGCGATCGCTCGACCAGCGGACAAAGAGACGCTTGATATTCTGGCCGAGAACTTGCAGTTCTTTCACCAGTATTTTTCCCAATCCCCTGACGAGGCGAAGAAGCTGCTGACCGTGGGTGAATCAACAACTGACAACTCGCTTGACCCCATTCAGCATGCGGCCCTAACCAGCGTAGCTCACTTGATACTGAACTTGGATGAGTTCGTCACTATCGAATAG
- a CDS encoding sigma-70 family RNA polymerase sigma factor, protein MEKDRFLTLFLKHERELAAIARASLPDWNAVDDVLQEASLVMWRKIDQLQADDEFIPWARMVLRFEVLKYRRSCSRDRLLLDDDLVALIAIEAKDETSEFAQEQRSAIRACLGKFSAEHQKLLLAPYTREEAVKEMAEAAGKTANSLYKRLGRLRTKLHDCVRMQLGTTS, encoded by the coding sequence GTGGAAAAAGATCGATTTCTCACCTTATTTTTGAAACACGAGCGCGAACTGGCAGCGATCGCCAGAGCCTCGCTCCCTGACTGGAACGCGGTGGACGACGTTCTGCAGGAAGCCAGCTTGGTCATGTGGAGAAAGATTGATCAGCTTCAGGCGGACGACGAATTCATCCCCTGGGCACGCATGGTGTTGCGATTCGAGGTCTTGAAGTATCGCCGTAGCTGTAGCCGCGATCGGTTGCTCTTAGATGACGATCTTGTCGCGCTGATCGCCATCGAAGCGAAAGACGAGACGTCGGAATTTGCTCAAGAACAACGTTCAGCCATTCGAGCCTGCCTGGGCAAGTTCTCTGCGGAACATCAAAAGCTGTTACTGGCTCCCTATACACGTGAAGAAGCAGTGAAAGAGATGGCGGAAGCGGCCGGAAAGACGGCCAATAGCCTGTATAAACGCCTAGGGCGGCTACGCACAAAATTGCACGACTGTGTTCGGATGCAACTGGGAACAACATCATGA
- a CDS encoding LamG-like jellyroll fold domain-containing protein, translating to MSNEPSPPTDELIERYFLDPQSLSDAEQSTLVRALQEDPSVRSRFRVAAFIDAELRFESSGEETSSPSITAPTGLGDAWPKWILAIAATLLLFGVLGYLNWPATPQQTQEPIANQQSPPATPEVATAIALLDVGHNQKFEPGFAPSGSEFHQGEYHLSEGEVTLTFQNGVAVSLESPARFSIIDPMRMQLDHGRARAIVPESGHGFVIETSTMVVEDLGTEFGVVVDDQQNQELHVFAGEVRLHEKNLPPELLTENSALAWDNHTKRRTITPDDGAFATSMSIGYKRWLDHSLQLRQDPAALFYFDFETDSRKSAEVVNRATTGIVDNGQLTSGIWATGRWPEKGAMLFENTGDRVELNIPGTYDQITIMGWVQINRYDFALQTVFNSVDYSPGQHHWNLTRGGSLRMGLSGQYDLTSKQTLPQNHWTHVAAQMDAKSQESVYYINGEEVDRKQWTTSIPIRYGPSSIGAWGHTNRAGQVTYSRDLRGRIDEIALFSRILSADEIREAFEAGSNFQ from the coding sequence ATGAGCAACGAACCGTCCCCACCTACCGATGAATTGATCGAGAGATACTTCCTCGATCCCCAATCTTTGTCAGATGCCGAGCAGTCAACACTCGTTCGCGCTTTGCAGGAAGACCCAAGCGTACGCAGCCGGTTTCGCGTTGCCGCATTCATCGATGCGGAGTTGCGATTTGAATCGAGCGGTGAAGAAACCTCCTCGCCATCGATCACGGCTCCGACTGGGCTAGGTGATGCCTGGCCGAAATGGATACTCGCGATCGCGGCGACGCTTCTACTGTTCGGCGTGCTGGGTTACCTCAATTGGCCGGCGACTCCTCAGCAAACCCAAGAGCCGATTGCCAATCAGCAATCGCCGCCAGCTACGCCGGAAGTGGCCACCGCGATCGCCCTGCTCGATGTCGGACACAATCAGAAATTCGAGCCTGGTTTCGCCCCTAGCGGCAGCGAGTTCCATCAAGGCGAATACCATTTGAGCGAAGGGGAAGTCACGCTGACTTTCCAGAACGGAGTAGCGGTTTCACTTGAGAGTCCTGCTCGTTTCTCTATCATCGATCCAATGCGTATGCAACTCGATCACGGTCGAGCTCGTGCCATCGTGCCGGAGTCAGGGCACGGGTTTGTGATCGAAACCTCGACAATGGTTGTCGAAGACCTGGGCACCGAATTTGGCGTTGTCGTAGACGACCAGCAAAACCAGGAGCTCCACGTTTTTGCGGGTGAAGTGCGACTGCACGAGAAGAATTTGCCCCCGGAACTTCTGACCGAGAACTCGGCACTTGCCTGGGACAATCACACCAAGCGGCGCACGATTACCCCGGATGACGGAGCGTTCGCGACCAGCATGTCGATCGGCTATAAGCGCTGGCTCGATCACAGCTTGCAGCTTCGCCAAGACCCAGCAGCGCTCTTCTATTTCGATTTCGAGACCGACTCGCGCAAGAGCGCGGAAGTTGTCAATCGAGCCACCACCGGCATTGTCGACAATGGCCAACTTACCAGTGGCATCTGGGCGACTGGACGTTGGCCTGAAAAAGGAGCGATGCTTTTCGAGAATACCGGCGATCGCGTCGAGTTGAATATCCCTGGCACGTACGACCAGATCACCATCATGGGTTGGGTACAGATCAATCGCTACGACTTTGCACTTCAGACGGTATTCAACTCGGTTGACTATTCGCCTGGCCAGCATCACTGGAACTTGACGCGGGGAGGTTCGCTGCGGATGGGGCTCTCGGGTCAGTACGACCTGACAAGCAAGCAAACGCTTCCTCAAAATCATTGGACCCACGTCGCCGCTCAAATGGATGCCAAGTCCCAAGAGTCGGTGTATTACATCAACGGGGAAGAAGTCGATCGAAAGCAATGGACGACCTCGATCCCCATCCGCTACGGCCCTAGCTCGATTGGAGCCTGGGGACACACCAATCGCGCAGGCCAGGTCACCTACAGCCGAGACCTGCGAGGACGCATCGACGAAATTGCCCTGTTCAGCCGCATCCTTTCGGCCGACGAGATTCGCGAAGCGTTTGAAGCTGGAAGTAACTTTCAATAG